tatctacactgctggaattcaaatagagaagaagaagaagagagctagttcaagatgagcatttaaggttaaaacttatataattttcaatttttttaagaaaatgagcgatggtttcactagataagacccttatttctcatctaggatcatgtagaacaatttgaagctactaattttgaccttcaatcgtttggtgcccattcaagtccactataaggagaaaaatcctggaatgttttcatcaaaaactttaatttcttttcaactgaagaaagaaagacatgaacatcttggatgacatgggggtgagtaaattatcaggaaaagtttatttaaaagtgaactattcctttaagaataCTATCTTAACAATTTAAGAACACTCCAAAAGAGCTGTTCaataattcagaattaatataaaatggagGAAATCGATCAACTGATTTATCTGAAGGATTTGGGAGAGCCCGGTCAACTAGTAGAGTCTTTGATCATCAACGCAAGGAAGACAGagttataataaaatcaatgaAATGTATTAACAATAGACATGCAGGAGTAAATACCACAAcgattaataatgaaataatgaatatgcacttcTAAAagatagtaaaataataatcaaaggagaatactgaattaaatcaaagaaacaaataaatgaagtgaACACAGAATGGATAAATGCAATGCTGTTGAACTGAATGTAGGATGGAAGAGAATCGTATGGGAATGCTTATGGGAGCCACCTAATAGCTCTGGTAAAATGGTGATAAATAATTGATTATTTATCATTCAACAAATAATATCCCTATTATTTGTAACAAGCTGACCTCAAGTAACTGTTATCTAAACAGGTTAGAAAAACATATGCTGCGTGTATAaactaatgccaaggtctctagaaaagaggtttggtaagttTATATTTACGTTCCACACAGTCGGGTGATCAATCCGGTAGCAGAGACGTCTTCCACTGATGATGCAGGCTGCGTGGAGTGGGAGGCCGCGGAGTTGCGATCCAGTAGTCGTGCCACGCTGGGCTGGAGGATGCTGAACTTAGGTTGCACCAAGAGGGTCCTTTAGGATGGACTGGGCAGCTGGGTCAGATGAATCTTCACAGGCTCCTTTGCAGGCTGGCTGtgtcgctgaggagccgtgtggTACAAGCAATGTCTGCCGATGCAGAGGTCCTTTGCGGACTGGGCTGCGCTGCTGTAGGAGCCGTAAGGGTCAGATGAAGTCCCTCAATGCTGGGGCCCTTTTTGCAGCTAGAGTGCAGCTGAAAgcaatgtaaaaggttttgctcgCAAAAGCTTCACATTAACTGTCTTGTAGTCTCTTTCCTCATCAGGTCAGAAACTCAGGACGTGGAGTGTCTGTTGATGTCTCCTTCCCCGTCGAGCTGGAAACGCAGAAAAAGGGTGTGTCTACCCGGGGGACATATTTATCCCTttctgatgaggaggagattgaaaTGTGGTGCTTTGTCGATCCTGGAGTGTGATTGGCTACTGTTATCGGAAGCAGCCCCGGTGTTGCCCACCCTggtgtggaactcatttgcatagcataaagtacagtgttaaaatagtgtctttaacattttacccatgcattatttctttaccaaacctctttcaaaTTATTAAAGGCATCGTAGGGAACAGATAGACACCAAAAACGATATGAAATGGTTAAATCATCGTCCATACATCTGTTTATCTGTTAACAGGTCTGTCCCATGACCTGTTGTTTTAACAGTCAGTAACCATTAACATAAACTGTGCTTTGCATGAAGATGGAGTGGATGTGAAGcagtttagatcaaattaaggCCTCCAAACATAGGTATGAATAGATTTAGATAGATATCTGTGGCCTCTCTTTATTTCAGTCCCTGCTGCTCTATCCAGGGGGTCCAGAAGGATTTTTTTATGGCAGTCCTTGCCTAAACCTTAGGAATGAGTTTAATGGCTAGAGTCAATGTGTCGTCCAATGAGAAGTCCTCTCCTTGGTTTTGGTGGGTGCAGAAGGTCCCCCTTCCTGCTCTGGAAGAGGTGTCTGGTAGTTGTCCCAACATTTTATCTGATGTTgctgaacatttgtttatgttcattcaccaaagatccaatCACGGTGTGGCACATCTTCCTACACACCAGCAGTTAGAGAGGGGCCCTGTCGTAAACTGGTCCCTGGAATGCCATCTTGACTGTTGTTCACAACAATTCTGACTGTAATGGTTTACATAAACACTATTGGATTGACGTGcatttaattgcattaaatcatAAACCTTTCATCATAAAAATCATAAACCAAATCTTTCCTAGGGCTAAACGATATTGGAGAATTACGAATCCCCTAAAGGGACGTGAAGGAAAAGAAGTGAAGATGGGAAGAAAAATTATTTGCTGATGCTTTTGTGTTTTGCATTCCCCGAGAAATTTTGCTTTCACTCACAAAGAATACAAAGGTTTTGTGAGCAAACGCCACCATGTTCCCTTAGAAAATACATGacataatacaatattttgtttttctgtcacatattttgctatgaaaaaagaaaatgctgGAAGTTTCAACACAATACTTGAATAGTtctatttggaaagaattaataattctagaaaatatttatttctgaatTTCTTCATGTATAAACGTTAAACCATAAAGCTCTTATTTTGGCCGAAAACTGTAGGGACTTCTTAAAGCTTCACCATTGTTGGCAAtcactcaccctcgtgtcattccagacttgtaagacttttgttcattttcagaaaacaaatgcagatgtttttaatgaaatctgagatctTTCTGTCCATCCtttgacagctacacaactaacaatttcaagccccagaaaggtagtaaagacatcattaaagtaatccatgtgactccagtggtttaaccttgaTTTGATAACGCGAGAGGGGAACTTGAGAACTAGCCTTTATATGTGTAACAgtgttaaacatttaattcaatgagTTTATAAATGTGAATTCTATAAGATATTTGTTTGTATTCATTGGTGTTCAAAGGCTCCCATCCTGTGGATATTAATGGTTCTGCACATATAGTATTTTGTCCCCATTCTCTTGCTGTACTGCAGCAGATTCAAATGTCGCTGCTGTGGGTATGTACGATTTTTCATGCactaactttttgaagcattaaTTGTAGCAAATGAGTGCAGAAAAGGGGTGGGAGTCTCATAGAGACATCTATAGAAAAGAGAGGAGGAAGGAGGCAGAGAGGAAGAGGAGTGGAGCAGGGGTGAGCAGTGTCCGGCCATGgcgcttttattttaaagttgatatactgacaataaaatattgtcaacatttctgtttatgtgtgttttatattattacaaatCTATCATATCATATTGAACACATGTAGAGGAGAGTGTGTGTTGTCACaattgatatataatttatggaaatcttttattattatcactatTATTAATTGGTCGCTCTTAAAAAAAGAGCCGTTTGAAGCCATGGCTTAAGtgtcacaatattttaatatacaatcAAAAGAATTCAACAAAATGAGCCAAGACTCACCAAAATGTATTCCGGACTGGTGTGTTCACAAACAGGAAGTGCTGGTCTCCAGCCAGGAAGTGTTGGTGGTGATGGGGTGCAAGTACCTGAAGAGCGACTGGTGCAAGACCCAGCCCCTGCGGCAGACAGTCAGTCAGGAGGACTGCAGGAGCCGGACGGTCATTAACCGCTTCTGCTACGGCCAGTGCAACTTCTTCTTCATCCCTCGACACGTCAAGAAGGAGCAGGAGTCGTTCCAGTCATGTGTCTTCTGCCGGCCAAACCGCTTCACCAGCCTCACCGTGGAGCTTGACTGCTACCGCAAGATCCAGAGTGTCAAGCAGTGCCACTGCATGTCCGTCAGTGTGTCCAAGTCTGGAAACAGTGAGAGGACGATGCTTAGACAACAGAGGAAGACTGATGGTGTTTGAGAGACTCTTCAAAGACAGATGTGATCCAGGCATGACCTTCAGTCCTGGTTAACAGAAAACATGCAGAAAACACTAGAAGAAACCTATAAAAAACCTTAAAGGATCCTGTCAGGCCCTTCATAAATAGAgcctcttaaaggtgccctcgaatgaaaaatttaatttatcttggcatagtcaaataacaagagttcagtacatggaaatgacatacagtgagtctcaaactccattgtttcctccttcttatataaatctcatttgtttaaaagacctccgaagaacaggcgaatctcaacataacaccgactgttacgtaacagtcggggtgtacgccccaatatttgcatatgccagcccatgttcccaacattatgaaaggcattagacaagggcagccagtataaacgtctggatctgcacaggtgaatcatcagactaggtaagcaagcaagaacaacagcgaaaaatggcagatggagcaataataactgacatgatccatgatatcatgatatttttagtgatatttgtaaattgtctttctaaatgtttcgttagcatgttgctaatgtactgttaaatgtggttaaagttaccatcgtttcttactgtattcacggagacaagagccatcgctattttcatttttaaagacttGCAGtgtgtataatgcataaacacaacttcattctttataaatctctccaacagtgtagcattagccgttagccacagagcacagcctcaaattcattcagaatcaatgtaaacaatataacagtatacaatactcacataatctgacgcatgcatgctttgtaaagatccatttgagggttatattagctgtgtaaactttgtttatgctctGTTCAGggcaattaaagggccagtagccctgaatcggctcatttataatgatgccccaaaataggtagttaaaaaaatgaataaaaaaagatctatggggtattttgagctgaaacttcacagacacattcaggggacaccttagacttacattacatctttttaaaaaaagttctagggcacctttaagaataaAGGTTCCAGAAGGGGTTTCTATGGAAGTTTGTTTccgccattaaaaaaaaaaggggtgaaaaaaaaatctcttaagGGGAAGCATTTTTGAATAATTCAAaagaataattaataatgaactCTTAATGAAATGTTTCCATTTACTTATTAactatgaaatattatattatatcctACAATATTATAAATCATTGCAGTTAtctatttgaaaaaatattttcattgttatagcaaatacatggttgTGCAAATGAACTaacatcattcaatcacacttttaactatCCTGATTAAAACGAATAACACAAtcttcttattattttttgcattatcattatttttctgtaactctgactgcatgtgctgaaaaaaaatgagaaatagtATTTCATAAAAACGTTTAAAATTGCCAGAGAAGTAAGGTAATGCCAGTGACAAAAAACTGTACATGcggtctttaaataaatgcacaaaaaaaaaaaaaaaaaaaatcattaagctgtcatttatgtgtattcataaagtcaaagtgtaatataataatgtggtctaagaCATTTTGCCATACCAAAAGTGGATGTTCCTGACCCGAATACAGCCAtgtcatgtaattaattaaagaGTATAAagtatgttaaatattttatgttttaaattggTTTAAGATAAATTGAGCTCCCTCTTACATAAGTTAATTTGAGGTGACGGTTGAAACGGTTTATTTTTAAACCTTCAGCCTTCAGAGACGATAGGAAGAGTCTGTGAGGAATTTGGTCAGGATCGGAAATATCAACTATTcttagtattatattattttatgttatttttttaatgtattttatcctTACTGACTGACTGATTTTATACAGACTGACTCAACGCGCTAAATCGTTCAGCGTTTTCTTTGTAATGATTTACTGAGGAAAAACATTTAACGAGAAACTGCGTTAATTTTTTGTGTTCGTCTTGTCATTCAGCATACTGAAGACAACTGAGGACATATTTTTATGTGTGTAGACACAAGATATTAATAGCATTATTAACCAGAAGTAGCCTAATCTACATTGTTCTCTTGTGCTTCTTGTGGGAAGCATATAAACTCAAgtcattgtaatttttaaatcaaaacaataatCCTGTCACCTGCACTGAAGCGCTGACGGCATCAGAATTCGTTCTATTCGTGACGTCACAGTCAGCGCGGGAGGCTTTAAAGGAGCTGCTCTCGCTGAAAAACTCGCATTTGACTCGTTGCTTTTAGTTTATATGCGAGTGTCAATATACGATTATTTGCATCAGTCTACAGCTGTGATCAGTGTGCAATTTTGAATGCTAAGTGTACGATTCCCTGTCAGCGTCTTGATTGTGAATCTGCATTTTTCTATTCAGTGTACTATATCCATCTCGATCTGTGTTCAGATCTGTGTATTAGTACAGTTGAATTGCACATCATAGCTTTCTGATATGTGTACGGTTTCGGATCATAAAATTTTACTTGGTTGTAAGATTTTGGATCAGTGTACCATTACAGATCAGAAAATGTATAGCAATAAATTTCGCACGCTCAGGCTCCCGACGTGTGTCAGTCCTGCTCTGACTGCTGCAGACAGGCCAAGACTGCAGCCACAACCACCACCGAAAAGGAGCCCAAAAGGCATTGCGACGATGA
Above is a genomic segment from Megalobrama amblycephala isolate DHTTF-2021 linkage group LG14, ASM1881202v1, whole genome shotgun sequence containing:
- the LOC125244485 gene encoding gremlin-2-like, giving the protein MDWAAGSDESSQAPLQAGCVAEEPCGTSNVCRCRGPLRTGLRCCRSRKGQMKSLNAGALFAARVQLKAMSETQDVECLLMSPSPSSWKRRKREVLVSSQEVLVVMGCKYLKSDWCKTQPLRQTVSQEDCRSRTVINRFCYGQCNFFFIPRHVKKEQESFQSCVFCRPNRFTSLTVELDCYRKIQSVKQCHCMSVSVSKSGNSERTMLRQQRKTDGV